A window from Nycticebus coucang isolate mNycCou1 chromosome X, mNycCou1.pri, whole genome shotgun sequence encodes these proteins:
- the CD40LG gene encoding CD40 ligand translates to MIETYGQPSPRSVATGPPVSMKIFMYLLTIFLITQMIGSALFAVYLHRRLDKIEDERNLHEDFVFMKTIQRCNKGEGSLSLLNCEEIRSQFEGFIKKIMLNKEENKNENNFEMQKGDHNPQIAAHVISEASGKTASVLQWAEKGYYTMSNNLVTLENGKQLTVKRQGLYYIYAQVTFCSNREAPSQAPFIASLCLRSTGGSERILLRAANTHSSSKPCGQQSINLGGVFELQPGASVFVNVTDPSLVSHGTGFTSFGLLKL, encoded by the exons ATGATCGAAACATACGGTCAACCTTCTCCCCGCTCTGTGGCCACTGGACCACCTGTCAGCATgaaaattttcatgtatttacttactatttttcttatcaccCAGATGATTGGGTCAGCACTTTTTGCTGTATATCTTCATAGAAGGTTGGACAAG ATAGAAGATGAAAGGAATCTTCATGAGGATTTTGTTTTCATGAAAACGATACAGAGATGCAACAAAGGAGAAGGGTCCTTATCCTTACTGAACTGTGAGGAGATTAGAAGCCAGTTTGAAGGCTTCATCAAG AAAATCATGCTAAACAAAgaggagaataaaaatgaaaacaactttgAAATGCAAAAAG GTGATCACAACCCTCAAATTGCAGCACATGTCATAAGTGAGGCCAGTGGCAAAACAGCATCTG TTCTACAGTGGGCTGAAAAAGGATACTACACCATGAGCAACAACTTGGTGACTCTGGAAAATGGGAAACAGCTCACCGTTAAAAGACAAGGACTCTATTACATCTATGCCCAAGTCACCTTCTGTTCCAATCGGGAAGCTCCAAGTCAAGCTCCATTTATAGCCAGCCTCTGCCTGAGGTCCACTGGTGGATCTGAGAGAATCTTACTCAGAGCAGCAAATACCCACAGTTCCTCCAAACCTTGTGGGCAACAATCCATTAACTTGGGAGGAGTATTTGAATTGCAACCAGGTGCTTCGGTGTTTGTCAATGTGACTGATCCAAGCCTAGTGAGCCATGGGACTGGCTTCACGTCCTTTGGTTTACTCAAACTCTGA